One Paraburkholderia sp. IMGN_8 DNA window includes the following coding sequences:
- a CDS encoding alpha/beta hydrolase fold domain-containing protein yields the protein MKVIVVGGGIGGLTTALALLRHGIEPIVLERAPQLTEVGAGVQIAANGTIVLRELGLEPALASVATVPERFDYLELSTGRLLYVAPLGKEAEARYGALLYNVHRADLIDLLAKAVPPNVIRLGAQCASVSQDDEGAYVTLQNGEVIRGDAVIGADGIHSAVRTALRGPEEKQFANILMWRSLIPADRLKGLKLPVAGNNWFGVGRNIVSYWVRKDLYSILASVPATEVSRESWTQSGDVAQLRRSFAGSEPTVQKMLEAVDSTFITGMYHRDPIEHWSTGRIALLGDAAHAMVPYLAQGACQAIEDAWVLATCLKNHGPAGVQDALLEYERRRQPRTTRIQAGARFVVDWAHEPDEARVHQRNGRLKGLSRIDPLAEASWSFAWGHDILEAVKLPPGEVVGLSAAREGKRMERPESQRAFDLWKGVFKPDDIARGDRGQRAAYERFLLEQFPAPARTEVTDVDLHGVSSLRVVAAGAGHKATVLHFHGGGYVLGTAKSSVEYASRLSRALNGPCYTVDYRLAPEHPYPAAFDDAFSAYRGLLASGVDPSTVFLSGESSGGGLALALAAALRRAGLPLPGGVIAICPLTDLTLGGPSVMANSGDDPAANRETLSNLVASYFQGHEPTDPMVSPLFADLADLPPVFLSAVEGEVLESDTTRFAQRARRAGANVKLKMVADSVHVFTLFPFLPETAETLEEIGQWSRQLAICA from the coding sequence ATGAAAGTCATCGTTGTTGGAGGAGGCATTGGTGGGCTCACGACCGCTCTGGCACTGCTGCGCCACGGCATCGAGCCGATTGTACTGGAGCGCGCACCGCAATTGACCGAGGTCGGAGCCGGTGTCCAGATCGCTGCGAACGGCACGATCGTGCTGCGGGAACTGGGGCTTGAGCCGGCGCTGGCGAGCGTTGCGACCGTGCCGGAGCGCTTTGACTACCTCGAGTTGTCAACGGGGCGTCTCCTGTACGTTGCCCCGCTCGGTAAGGAGGCGGAGGCACGTTACGGCGCGCTGCTCTACAACGTCCACCGCGCCGACCTGATCGACTTGCTCGCGAAGGCCGTGCCGCCCAATGTGATCCGGCTGGGGGCGCAATGCGCGTCGGTTTCCCAGGACGACGAGGGCGCCTACGTCACGCTGCAAAACGGCGAAGTGATTCGTGGCGACGCCGTGATCGGCGCGGATGGCATTCACTCTGCCGTTCGGACGGCCCTGCGGGGACCCGAGGAGAAGCAGTTCGCCAACATCCTCATGTGGCGCTCGCTCATCCCCGCCGACCGGCTCAAGGGCCTGAAGTTGCCGGTGGCGGGGAACAACTGGTTCGGCGTGGGCAGGAATATCGTCTCGTACTGGGTGCGCAAGGACCTCTACAGCATTCTTGCGTCGGTGCCGGCAACCGAAGTGAGCCGCGAGTCGTGGACGCAGTCGGGGGACGTCGCGCAACTGCGGCGCTCGTTCGCGGGTTCCGAGCCGACCGTCCAGAAGATGCTGGAAGCGGTGGACTCGACGTTCATTACCGGGATGTACCACCGGGATCCGATTGAACACTGGAGTACCGGACGGATCGCCCTGCTCGGCGACGCCGCGCATGCAATGGTGCCCTATCTGGCTCAAGGCGCCTGCCAGGCGATCGAAGACGCATGGGTCCTCGCCACCTGTCTCAAGAACCATGGCCCGGCCGGCGTTCAGGACGCGCTGCTGGAATACGAACGGCGCCGCCAGCCGCGTACGACGCGGATTCAGGCGGGCGCGCGATTTGTCGTCGACTGGGCACACGAGCCCGACGAGGCGCGTGTACACCAGCGTAACGGACGCCTGAAGGGGCTCTCGCGTATCGATCCGCTGGCAGAGGCTTCGTGGTCGTTCGCATGGGGGCACGACATCCTCGAGGCCGTCAAGCTGCCGCCGGGCGAGGTCGTAGGCTTGAGCGCGGCACGCGAAGGAAAGCGGATGGAGCGCCCCGAGAGTCAGCGCGCTTTCGATCTCTGGAAGGGCGTGTTCAAGCCGGATGACATTGCGCGTGGCGACCGGGGGCAGCGTGCGGCGTACGAACGGTTCCTTCTGGAGCAGTTCCCGGCGCCCGCACGCACCGAAGTGACGGACGTCGATCTTCATGGGGTGAGCTCGTTGCGCGTGGTTGCAGCGGGAGCAGGGCACAAGGCGACCGTGTTGCACTTCCACGGCGGTGGCTACGTGCTGGGAACGGCTAAGAGCTCGGTTGAATACGCAAGCCGTCTCTCGCGCGCCCTGAACGGTCCGTGCTACACGGTCGACTATCGCCTCGCGCCCGAGCATCCGTATCCGGCAGCATTCGATGACGCATTCAGCGCCTATCGCGGCTTGCTCGCTTCGGGTGTCGATCCGTCGACGGTGTTCCTGAGCGGTGAATCGTCCGGTGGCGGCCTTGCACTGGCGTTGGCTGCTGCGTTGCGTCGCGCGGGCCTGCCGTTGCCGGGCGGCGTCATTGCAATCTGCCCGCTCACTGACCTCACGCTTGGCGGCCCCTCCGTCATGGCGAATTCGGGAGACGACCCGGCCGCGAATCGCGAGACGCTTTCCAACCTCGTCGCGTCTTACTTCCAGGGCCACGAGCCGACCGATCCGATGGTGTCGCCCCTGTTCGCGGACCTGGCGGACCTACCGCCGGTGTTCCTTTCGGCCGTCGAAGGAGAGGTGCTGGAAAGCGACACGACTCGCTTTGCGCAGCGGGCAAGGAGAGCCGGCGCGAACGTGAAGCTGAAGATGGTGGCCGATTCGGTCCACGTCTTCACGCTCTTCCCGTTCCTGCCGGAGACCGCCGAAACGCTTGAAGAAATCGGCCAGTGGAGCCGCCAGCTCGCGATTTGCGCGTGA
- a CDS encoding long-chain-fatty-acid--CoA ligase, producing the protein MTATSTRRLVDVPRQISVPQTSLYTNLEVSSNRHPEKAAILYYGSTVSYRQLRHEVEALAGFLQQHCGIARGERVVLYMQNSPQFVVAFYAVLRADAVVVPVNPMNRTAELQHILEDSGARVAFVGEELMEHVRSLSGRHVDYVIPARYADYLCDKTDLPLPDVLTSSGPQPRAESVRCHAALVGWNDALSRACIARDHESRPEDLAVIPYTSGTTGRPKGCIHTHRSVMHSTVSCAEWPNLANESVMLCSVPLFHVTGMQNCMNMPIFIGATMAIMTRWDAKCAAHVIERHRASTWVTVPTMLIDLLNMADVDKFDLSSIAYLSGGGAAMPQAVAQQIQQRWGIPYVEGYGLTETMAATHINPPKHSKQQCMGVPVFNTDSLVVDPETLKPLGEEETGEILVSGPQVFDGYWKSPEATQDAFVLIDRKRYLRTGDLGYVDRDGYFFIVDRLKRMINASGYKVWPAEVEAMLFEHPAIQEACVIATHDPRRGESVKAVIVLRNGEHATGEEIVSWARERMASYKVPRVIQFAASLPRTASGKIQWRLLQEEETRSRNAQSEDRRLD; encoded by the coding sequence ATGACGGCAACATCAACGCGTCGGCTGGTCGACGTGCCGCGGCAGATATCCGTGCCGCAGACATCGCTATACACGAATCTCGAAGTCTCCTCGAACCGCCATCCGGAAAAGGCCGCAATCCTTTACTACGGCAGCACCGTAAGCTACAGGCAATTGCGACATGAAGTCGAAGCGCTGGCCGGATTCCTGCAGCAGCACTGCGGCATCGCCCGGGGTGAGCGCGTCGTCCTGTACATGCAGAACAGTCCGCAGTTCGTCGTCGCCTTCTATGCGGTGCTGCGCGCGGATGCCGTAGTCGTGCCCGTCAATCCGATGAACCGGACTGCGGAGCTGCAACACATACTCGAAGATAGCGGGGCTAGAGTCGCCTTCGTCGGCGAAGAACTTATGGAGCACGTACGGTCGCTGTCGGGTCGCCACGTGGACTATGTGATCCCCGCACGCTATGCCGACTATCTTTGCGACAAGACCGATCTGCCGCTGCCCGACGTCCTGACATCGTCCGGACCGCAGCCTCGTGCAGAATCTGTCCGCTGCCATGCTGCCCTCGTCGGCTGGAACGACGCACTCTCTCGTGCGTGCATTGCCCGCGACCACGAATCCCGGCCCGAGGATCTCGCGGTCATTCCGTATACGTCCGGCACGACTGGTCGCCCCAAAGGGTGCATCCATACACATCGTAGCGTGATGCATTCAACGGTCTCGTGCGCTGAATGGCCGAACCTCGCGAACGAGAGCGTGATGCTGTGCTCGGTACCGTTGTTTCACGTCACCGGCATGCAGAACTGCATGAACATGCCGATATTCATCGGCGCCACGATGGCGATCATGACCCGCTGGGACGCGAAATGTGCCGCGCACGTGATCGAACGTCACCGCGCAAGCACATGGGTCACTGTTCCCACGATGCTCATCGACCTGCTGAACATGGCGGACGTCGACAAGTTCGACCTGAGCTCCATTGCGTACCTGAGCGGCGGCGGTGCCGCGATGCCGCAGGCTGTCGCGCAGCAGATCCAGCAGCGTTGGGGCATTCCGTACGTAGAAGGGTACGGCCTCACCGAGACGATGGCGGCGACCCACATCAATCCGCCGAAGCACAGTAAGCAACAGTGCATGGGAGTGCCGGTCTTCAACACGGATTCACTCGTCGTCGATCCCGAGACGCTCAAGCCTCTTGGTGAAGAAGAAACAGGCGAGATTCTCGTCAGCGGGCCTCAAGTATTCGACGGGTATTGGAAGTCGCCGGAAGCCACGCAAGATGCATTCGTTCTGATCGATAGGAAGCGATACTTGCGCACCGGAGACCTCGGCTACGTGGATCGGGACGGATATTTCTTCATCGTCGACCGGCTAAAGCGCATGATCAATGCCTCTGGCTACAAAGTCTGGCCGGCCGAGGTCGAGGCCATGCTGTTCGAGCATCCCGCCATACAGGAAGCGTGTGTCATTGCGACGCACGATCCGCGTCGAGGCGAGTCGGTAAAGGCGGTCATCGTGCTTCGGAACGGCGAGCACGCGACGGGAGAGGAAATTGTGTCGTGGGCCCGCGAGCGCATGGCGTCCTATAAGGTCCCCCGCGTCATTCAGTTTGCCGCCAGCTTGCCCCGTACGGCGAGCGGAAAGATCCAGTGGAGACTGCTGCAGGAAGAGGAAACGCGGAGTCGAAACGCCCAATCCGAAGACCGCCGGCTGGATTGA
- a CDS encoding porin, translated as MKKVRRLFGKERHRRKAGLLAAIMSTATLYSVSAAAQSSVTLYGLVDTGIRYTTHADPQGDSRVQLASGASESHFGFKGVEDMGGGTLVLFDLEDRFFPNSGATDPAYPFFNTAFVGVQSSSYGKLTMGRQINPLADAVLRAFVTNLWLPTFYQFRPEVMMAQGVWTSNMVKYAARWQYLTAEVSYAFGGNAGAFGAGSQIGASLLYLPGEPLRLAAAYLDSRDAVNTSAHLKSWTAGGSYSFGNTTLTAGWAVNRQDAGFVGNFPNGPFSAPELSALKFNTFSSRQMFFGGVTQQVADVIHLSANVWRTIQTGKTQAANGNATQFQLLADYNWSKRTDTYLEADYSLYRGGMVGAQFQGINALSSAYGTTQLGIMAGLRHMF; from the coding sequence ATGAAGAAGGTAAGGAGATTGTTCGGAAAAGAGCGGCATCGACGCAAGGCCGGCCTGTTGGCTGCCATCATGTCTACCGCGACGCTGTACTCCGTCTCAGCAGCCGCGCAGTCGTCGGTAACGCTTTACGGCCTCGTCGATACGGGAATTCGCTACACCACTCATGCGGATCCGCAAGGCGATTCTCGCGTCCAGCTCGCCAGCGGCGCAAGCGAGAGCCACTTCGGATTCAAGGGGGTGGAAGACATGGGTGGCGGAACGTTGGTCCTATTCGACCTTGAGGATCGCTTCTTCCCGAACTCCGGGGCGACGGACCCCGCCTATCCGTTCTTCAATACGGCTTTTGTTGGCGTGCAGTCGAGCAGTTACGGAAAGTTGACAATGGGGCGTCAGATCAACCCACTTGCTGACGCTGTTCTGAGAGCCTTCGTGACCAATCTATGGCTCCCGACCTTCTACCAGTTTCGGCCGGAAGTCATGATGGCTCAGGGCGTGTGGACAAGCAACATGGTCAAATATGCGGCGAGATGGCAATACCTGACGGCTGAGGTGTCGTATGCGTTTGGTGGCAATGCAGGCGCATTTGGTGCGGGAAGTCAGATTGGGGCATCGCTTCTCTATTTGCCCGGCGAACCATTGCGACTGGCTGCCGCGTACCTGGACTCGCGCGATGCCGTGAACACCTCCGCGCACCTCAAATCCTGGACTGCCGGCGGGTCATATTCGTTCGGAAATACGACGCTCACGGCAGGCTGGGCGGTGAACCGGCAGGATGCCGGCTTTGTCGGCAATTTCCCTAACGGGCCATTCAGCGCGCCGGAATTGTCCGCGCTTAAATTCAATACGTTCAGTTCCCGGCAAATGTTTTTTGGTGGGGTGACGCAGCAGGTAGCGGACGTGATTCACCTTTCTGCGAATGTGTGGCGCACGATTCAGACCGGGAAGACGCAAGCAGCCAACGGGAACGCGACGCAATTCCAGCTGCTTGCGGACTATAACTGGTCGAAACGCACGGATACCTATCTGGAAGCGGACTACTCGCTGTACCGCGGCGGAATGGTTGGTGCCCAGTTCCAGGGCATCAACGCCCTAAGCTCGGCGTACGGCACGACCCAGCTAGGCATCATGGCTGGCTTGCGGCATATGTTCTAG
- a CDS encoding MarR family transcriptional regulator, which produces MNTSKRPEELEKAVPFLMARATSRMGNAFSKALKPFGLNLSEWRVCASLLYVPGQTLSELSVHASSDISALSRIIDRLEDQELVRRERSETDGRSIRVVLTEKGEELALRIVPVAKRHESVVLSGFNASDIRVLRSMLLRLYENAGALDDLV; this is translated from the coding sequence ATGAACACCTCCAAGCGGCCAGAAGAATTGGAAAAAGCGGTTCCCTTCCTGATGGCACGCGCCACGAGCCGGATGGGAAACGCGTTCTCGAAGGCACTCAAACCGTTTGGCCTGAACCTCAGCGAGTGGCGAGTCTGCGCCTCGCTTCTGTACGTTCCGGGCCAGACTTTGTCTGAACTGTCTGTCCACGCATCGTCAGATATTTCGGCGCTTTCCAGGATCATTGACCGGCTTGAGGATCAAGAGTTAGTGCGGCGGGAGAGGAGCGAAACCGATGGACGGTCGATCAGGGTTGTCCTGACGGAAAAGGGGGAAGAACTTGCTCTGCGCATCGTCCCTGTCGCAAAGCGCCATGAGTCGGTGGTCCTCTCTGGCTTCAATGCAAGCGACATCAGGGTGTTGCGCTCCATGCTGCTCAGGTTGTACGAGAACGCTGGCGCGCTTGACGACCTCGTTTAA
- a CDS encoding amidohydrolase family protein produces MRNKIALEEHFAIDLTIEQSKIYAPSAVWEMLKSNLMDIEQQRLERMEQGGTEYSILSLNSPGIQGIPDIKKATDVARRANDVLAEHVARHPSRLGGFAALPMQDPDAAARELERCVKELGFHGFMVNGFSQVGDADSVAYYDAPQYADFWASAAVLGKPFYMHPRDPLPSREPIYDGFPWLTAATWAFAVETSIHALRLMTSGLFDRHPALQMILGHLGEGIPFNIWRVDHILRKAPRGLPCRRTVGEYLRENVYLTTSGNFRTQTLLSAMLEVGSDRIMYSVDYPFETHDEASQWFDTCSISETDRVKIGRENARRLFCLE; encoded by the coding sequence ATGAGAAACAAGATTGCGCTTGAAGAACACTTTGCGATTGACCTGACCATCGAGCAGTCGAAAATATATGCGCCTTCCGCGGTCTGGGAGATGTTGAAGTCGAATCTAATGGACATTGAACAGCAGCGACTCGAGCGGATGGAGCAAGGTGGAACCGAATATTCGATCCTGTCGCTCAACTCGCCTGGTATTCAGGGCATCCCGGACATAAAAAAAGCGACTGATGTTGCGAGGCGAGCCAATGATGTCCTTGCGGAGCATGTTGCCCGTCACCCGTCTCGCCTGGGTGGATTCGCTGCGTTGCCCATGCAGGACCCCGACGCCGCGGCACGCGAACTTGAGCGCTGCGTCAAGGAACTAGGCTTCCACGGTTTTATGGTGAATGGATTTTCACAGGTAGGCGATGCTGACAGTGTCGCTTATTACGACGCGCCGCAGTACGCGGATTTCTGGGCGAGTGCAGCCGTGCTCGGCAAACCGTTCTACATGCATCCTCGTGATCCGTTGCCGTCCCGTGAGCCGATTTACGATGGTTTTCCGTGGCTCACCGCAGCAACCTGGGCTTTCGCGGTTGAGACAAGTATTCACGCTCTGAGATTGATGACGTCAGGCCTCTTCGACCGTCATCCCGCGTTGCAGATGATTCTCGGTCACCTTGGCGAAGGGATTCCCTTCAATATCTGGCGCGTCGACCACATTCTCCGGAAGGCGCCGCGGGGACTGCCTTGTCGGCGAACCGTAGGCGAATATCTGAGGGAGAACGTCTACCTGACGACGAGCGGCAATTTCAGAACCCAGACACTTCTGTCCGCAATGTTGGAAGTCGGCAGTGACAGGATCATGTACTCGGTCGACTATCCATTCGAAACGCATGACGAGGCGTCCCAGTGGTTCGACACGTGCTCGATCAGCGAAACCGATCGCGTGAAGATTGGACGGGAAAACGCACGACGTTTGTTCTGTCTTGAATGA
- a CDS encoding aldehyde dehydrogenase family protein — translation MSVTELAPADVWRNKIYSGGWKTGGAGTIPVTEKATGAEMGSIGRASAADVSAAAAIATDAQRAWAATPGPQRGDVLREVARLLQDHRDEIARQIVRETGSIRPKGQLEVRLAIREILEGAALGSQPSGVITTSDVKGRHSVARRIPMGVVGVITPWNSPFILAARAIAPALATGNAVLLKPDPQTPISGGVLYARLFEAAGLPEGLFHVLPGGAETGDALVRDPLVNMISFTGSTRVGQEIGAVAGGLLKRASLELGGKNPYIVLDDVDVEAAASAGAWGSFLHQGQVCMAAGRHLVHESIADSYIESLVRRTRALSVGDPFKGDFHLGPIINERQAENVDRIVADSASKGAKILAGGSRDGLFFKPTVMVDVAPGMPAFEEEIFGPVAAVTVFKNDDEAVSLANQNRYGLVAAVASCDLRRAQRIADRLHAGIVHINDQTVMHEVFGPMGGLGLSGNGHNYSTLTNADQFTEWQWVTSREDLPTYPF, via the coding sequence ATGTCCGTGACTGAGTTGGCGCCAGCAGACGTGTGGCGTAACAAAATCTATAGCGGCGGGTGGAAAACCGGAGGTGCGGGCACGATCCCGGTGACCGAGAAGGCGACCGGTGCCGAAATGGGATCGATTGGTCGCGCGTCGGCCGCTGATGTGTCAGCCGCCGCAGCGATCGCGACAGATGCGCAACGCGCTTGGGCCGCGACACCGGGGCCTCAGCGAGGTGATGTTTTGCGCGAGGTCGCTCGTTTGTTGCAGGATCATCGAGATGAGATCGCCCGTCAGATCGTCCGGGAGACCGGGTCGATACGGCCGAAGGGGCAACTGGAGGTGAGGCTGGCGATACGCGAGATTCTCGAAGGTGCGGCGTTAGGCAGCCAGCCATCCGGGGTGATCACGACAAGCGACGTGAAAGGGCGGCATAGCGTAGCGCGCAGAATTCCAATGGGCGTGGTCGGGGTCATTACCCCGTGGAATTCCCCGTTCATACTCGCGGCGCGAGCCATCGCGCCGGCGCTGGCCACCGGCAACGCAGTACTGCTCAAGCCCGATCCTCAAACGCCGATCAGCGGCGGTGTCCTGTATGCGCGGCTGTTCGAGGCTGCGGGGCTGCCCGAGGGGCTGTTCCATGTCCTTCCCGGTGGCGCGGAAACGGGTGACGCGCTGGTCCGGGATCCGCTTGTCAACATGATCAGCTTCACGGGATCCACGCGGGTTGGGCAAGAGATTGGCGCCGTAGCGGGCGGCTTGCTTAAGCGAGCGAGCCTCGAGCTCGGTGGCAAGAATCCCTACATCGTGCTTGACGACGTCGATGTTGAAGCTGCGGCGAGCGCTGGGGCGTGGGGATCGTTTTTGCACCAGGGGCAAGTCTGCATGGCCGCGGGTCGGCATCTCGTTCATGAAAGCATTGCTGACTCGTACATTGAAAGCCTCGTCCGGCGAACCAGGGCGCTATCGGTTGGCGACCCTTTCAAGGGCGATTTCCACCTGGGTCCCATCATCAATGAACGGCAGGCCGAAAACGTCGATCGCATCGTAGCGGACTCTGCAAGCAAGGGCGCGAAAATTCTCGCCGGTGGGTCCCGCGACGGGCTGTTTTTTAAACCGACCGTCATGGTAGACGTTGCTCCGGGAATGCCTGCGTTTGAGGAAGAGATCTTCGGTCCCGTCGCCGCAGTGACCGTGTTCAAGAACGATGACGAAGCGGTTTCGTTGGCCAATCAGAACCGGTACGGCCTGGTTGCGGCAGTGGCTTCTTGCGATTTACGCCGAGCCCAGCGGATTGCGGACCGACTGCACGCCGGCATTGTCCACATCAATGACCAGACGGTCATGCACGAGGTGTTTGGGCCGATGGGCGGTCTGGGTTTGTCCGGCAACGGACATAACTACAGCACGCTGACCAACGCAGACCAGTTCACGGAATGGCAGTGGGTGACGAGCCGCGAAGACCTTCCCACTTATCCATTCTAG